The proteins below are encoded in one region of Gemmatimonadaceae bacterium:
- a CDS encoding GNAT family N-acetyltransferase, whose translation MTLPAWPLITIRRAVVDDATAVAEVHVASWRTTYPGIVDQAYIDSLSVPERAAAWGRRLATDSDTEPDVLVAVDADGDIVGFISGGAIRDPIAGFDAELYAIYLLDSMQQKGVGRRLVREWAGLALASGCHAAVVRVLAENPACSFYERLGAERLRDTQFTIAGKPYPERWYGWRNLYDLRA comes from the coding sequence ATGACGCTTCCCGCTTGGCCGTTGATTACGATCCGTCGCGCGGTGGTCGATGACGCGACCGCCGTTGCCGAAGTTCATGTCGCGTCGTGGCGAACGACGTATCCTGGGATCGTCGACCAGGCGTACATCGACAGTCTTTCAGTGCCTGAGCGTGCGGCGGCGTGGGGCAGGCGCCTCGCGACCGATTCCGACACGGAGCCAGACGTCCTCGTCGCCGTCGATGCCGACGGTGACATCGTCGGGTTCATTTCGGGCGGAGCCATTCGCGATCCGATCGCGGGCTTCGACGCGGAGCTGTACGCGATTTATCTGCTCGACTCGATGCAGCAAAAAGGCGTGGGTCGGCGCTTGGTGCGCGAGTGGGCGGGGCTCGCGCTGGCGAGTGGATGCCACGCCGCGGTCGTTCGCGTGCTTGCCGAAAATCCCGCGTGCTCGTTCTACGAGCGGCTCGGCGCCGAGCGCCTGCGCGATACGCAATTCACGATCGCGGGGAAGC